One window of the Podospora pseudopauciseta strain CBS 411.78 chromosome 4, whole genome shotgun sequence genome contains the following:
- a CDS encoding hypothetical protein (antiSMASH:Cluster_3) → MRQEILLYLLAGLTARAELFHRQQQPPDETPSPIPRPTGTSNSSSPNLTPYKIDYFHLGMEYAALDLCGPDPYAIKDAGRINPSYCLVDRYWAFMPDLTELNSTETFDYVNSNWTSSSVQFSLRALYTGLFARGILPEALRDWASQDPLALLGMGNLSDDDKRAIGELVARERANGTKTISPPEDMRSSRAAEVTAQMLALESWDRHRRSALSSVTPAPTAAFALGAEDKKEVFLVLSSALPQVFGKLGGPRNETEKGRDPKSMGITETYLKSPFVPGGPNARVLWYTALTPEELSGAVGLRAFASWGLWMGIWGLMGFVAVL, encoded by the coding sequence ATGCGTCAAGAAATCCTTCTGTATCTTCTCGCTGGCTTAACCGCCCGCGCAGAGTTGTTCCAtcgccagcaacaacctcccGATGAAACCCCCAGCCCCATCCCCCGCCCAACAGGCACCagcaactcctcctcccctaaCTTGACCCCCTACAAGATCGACTACTTCCACCTAGGCATGGAATACGCCGCGCTCGACCTCTGCGGCCCAGACCCCTACGCTATCAAAGACGCCGGAAGGATCAACCCCAGTTACTGTCTCGTTGACCGATACTGGGCTTTCATGCCCGACCTCACTGAGCTCAACTCAACAGAGACATTTGACTACGTCAACAGTAATTGGACCTCCAGCTCCGTCCAGTTCAGCCTGCGCGCGCTGTACACTGGTCTTTTTGCTCGTGGGATTCTACCGGAAGCACTCCGCGACTGGGCAAGCCAGGACCCGCTGGCTCTTCTGGGAATGGGGAATCTCTCCGACGATGACAAACGCGCCATTGGAGAGCTGGTGGCTCGAGAGAGGGCGAACGGAACAAAGACGATTTCTCCTCCAGAGGATATGAGATCCTCCCGAGCAGCGGAGGTGACGGCGCAGATGCTGGCACTGGAGAGCTGGGACCGGCATCGGCGTTCGGCATTGTCGAGTGTCACCCCAGCGCCGACGGCAGCGTTTGCCCTCGGGGcggaggacaagaaggaggtgTTTTTGGTTTTGTCGTCGGCGTTGCCGCAGGTGTTTGGAAAGTTGGGCGGGCCGAGGAATGAGacggagaaggggagggatcCGAAATCGATGGGGATTACTGAGACGTATTTGAAGTCGCCGTTTGTTCCAGGGGGGCCGAACGCGAGGGTGTTGTGGTATACTGCTTTGACACCAGAGGAGTTGTCTGGTGCTGTGGGACTGCGCGCGTTTGCCAGTTGGGGGCTTTGGAtggggatttgggggttgatgggatTCGTGGCTGTGTTGTGA
- a CDS encoding hypothetical protein (antiSMASH:Cluster_3), with protein sequence MKFTTMVMAAPRAPPPSGTGIPLAKRFNHTPNPSKSNLCSEANPQYHTSEPSLKASDCWEIPTESSPTNIPGYWTLNSTEAGSG encoded by the exons ATGAAGTTCACCACCATGGTCATGGCCGCCCCTCGCgcgccccctccctccgg CACCGGCATCCCCCTAGCCAAGCGCTTCAaccacacccccaacccGTCCAAGTCCAACCTCTGCAGCGAGGCCAACCCCCAATACCACACCAGCGAACCTTCCCTCAAGGCCTCGGACTGCTGGGAGATCCCCACCGAgtcctcccccaccaacatTCCCGGTTACTGGACCCTCAATTCTACCGAGGCCGGCTCCGGTTAG
- a CDS encoding hypothetical protein (COG:S; antiSMASH:Cluster_3; EggNog:ENOG503P1UE), giving the protein MMSSSKLQYEHLDQQDHSIRLLRLLPGRWLDNIYCELQTVSLDDNPAYHALSYVWGNPQDTGLITVDGSPFQATKNLITALRRLRSSIDAKVFWVDAVCINQLDMNEKTSQLGLMARIYKSAADVQVFLGESGVLDLIPHEQQALWDDPPRTHWVRDATMLIHTEHPPHKDGLDSRGVIIDWGTYLRLPSSPEQPGYKPASREVPMWAILDPSNGLNAADQHRVDQFFARQQDPMHGRHEELPPLERLRHNQSGAFAMMKMLSNGRCLKVCCQGPLDSSAWQGALNVIAHLVSLPWWSRAWVLQEAILPQRDVLAIYGEIVVPMGLIEDSGAVLPRHYARGDCCKRFWNSLPQAQKATLEKFANTMGQLEGIRQTLNMLRMKQIEMLKYLIDKTRFKEATDPRDKIYGLLGLLSNCDEPIDLIPDYHLSANDLYTKVAMQMISYTRSLSILHHHEFRSSPLCSELPSWVPCWGPTYGSLTPFQIGERTANFLACPPEPGRIPHLAIDTPCPNALVVQGRFISKVSAVTTPASKETTSLFIDLLTFLQTFFDIDPFSLHPITQEPEEDALARTLLSDQVFEVRYELKAGQVVFSRAYAGDIQMFRLARQILMAQKMGQTLVLILPNGTVMDDEAKAHVVMHAEENFWCANEGRVFFRTEEGHFGSGPRETNVGDEVWVVLGSLVPLVLRRATEGEEGRRLVGYAYVHGIMDGEAAPGVNGEGKREVYLV; this is encoded by the exons ATGATGTCGTCATCAAAGCTGCAGTATGAACACCTCGATCAGCAGGACCACTCCATCCGTCTTTTGCGCCTCCTCCCAGGACGATGGCTCGACAACATCTACTGCGAGCTGCAAACCGTCTCGCTCGACGACAACCCCGCATACCACGCTCTTTCCTACGTCTGGGGTAACCCTCAAGACACAGGCCTCATAACCGTGGATGGTTCACCATTCCAAGCCACCAAGAACCTGATCACTGCCCTGCGGCGGCTGAGATCCAGTATCGACGCCAAGGTGTTCTGGGTGGACGCCGTGTGCATCAACCAGCTAGACATGAACGAGAAGACAAGTCAGCTAGGGCTGATGGCTAGAATATACAAGAGTGCAGCAGACGTACAGGTTTTCTTGGGCGAGAGTGGTGTTCTCGACCTCATACCGCACGAGCAACAGGCGCTGTGGGATGATCCGCCGCGGACGCACTGGGTTCGGGATGCCACTATGTTAATTCACACAGAGCATCCGCCGCATAAAGACGGG TTGGACTCTCGAGGTGTCATAATCGACTGGGGAACATACCTCCGTTTGCCAAGCTCACCGGAACAACCTGGCTATAAACCCGCCTCGAGAGAGGTCCCTATGTGGGCTATA TTGGATCCATCAAATGGCCTGAATGCCGCAGATCAGCACAGGGTTGACCAGTTCTTCGCGAGACAGCAGGATCCCATGCATGGCCGCCATGAAGAGCTGCCACCGCTCGAAAGGTTACGACATAACCAGTCTGGTGCCTTTGCCATGATGAAGATGCTCTCAAATGGGAGATGTCTGAAGGTGTGTTGCCAGGGCCCTCTGGACTCATCAGCCTGGCAAGGCGCTCTCAATGTAATTGCCCATCTCGTCAGCCTACCGTGGTGGTCACGAGCTTGGGTCTTGCAAGAAGCCATCTTACCCCAACGGGATGTTCTCGCCATCTACGGCGAGATCGTCGTTCCCATGGGTCTTATTGAAGATTCCGGAGCCGTTCTTCCACGCCACTATGCACGCGGTGATTGCTGCAAGCGCTTCTGGAACTCACTGCCTCAGGCCCAGAAAGCAACCCTCGAAAAGTTTGCCAACACCATGGGCCAGCTAGAGGGCATCAGACAGACATTGAACATGCTGAGGATGAAGCAAATTGAAATGCTCAAATATCTGATAGACAAGACGCGTTTTAAAGAGGCTACCGACCCGCGCGACAAGATTTACGGCCTGTTGGGCCTTCTCAGCAACTGCGATGAACCCATCGACTTGATTCCCGATTACCACCTCTCCGCAAACGACCTCTACACCAAGGTGGCAATGCAAATGATCAGCTACACCAGAAGCCTCTCcattctccaccaccatgaGTTTCGCTCCTCCCCTTTGTGTTCAGAGTTACCATCATGGGTGCCATGCTGGGGCCCAACCTACggctccctcaccccctttcAAATCGGAGAACGCACTGCCAACTTCTTAGCTTGCCCCCCTGAGCCAGGCAGGATCCCTCATCTTGCCATCGACACTCCTTGCCCCAATGCTTTGGTTGTGCAAGGGAGATTCATCTCGAAAGTCTCTGCCGTCACGACTCCCGCTTCCAAAGAAACGACAAGTTTATTCATAGACTTGCTGACCTTCCTCCAGACTTTCTTCGACATTGACCCGTTCTCTCTCCACCCAATAACCCAAGAACCAGAAGAGGATGCTCTAGCCCGCACGCTTCTGTCGGACCAAGTCTTTGAGGTACGATATGAGTTGAAGGCTGGACAAGTAGTGTTCAGCAGAGCCTACGCTGGGGATATCCAGATGTTTCGTCTCGCTCGTCAAATCTTAATGGCGCAGAAGATGGGACAGACTTTGGTGCTCATCTTGCCGAACGGCACGGTCATGGATGACGAGGCAAAGGCACATGTGGTGATGCATGCCGAGGAGAACTTCTGGTGTGCCaatgaggggagggtgttttTCCGAACAGAAGAGGGCCATTTTGGGTCTGGGCCGAGGGAAACAAATGTGGGGGATGAGGTTTGGGTTGTGTTGGGGAGTTTGGTGCCTCTGGTTTTGAGAAGGGCAacagagggggaggagggtagaAGGCTGGTGGGCTATGCATATGTTCATGGGATTATGGACGGGGAGGCTGCGCCTGGGGtgaatggggaggggaagagggaggtatATTTGGTGTAG
- a CDS encoding hypothetical protein (EggNog:ENOG503P8J6; antiSMASH:Cluster_3; COG:S), with translation MNRQYIGMGGQGPVPRRAKKGSMNPFTIATNALFYSENAEITRSITIFGLAVALLSTGFGEAFLVPA, from the exons atgaaCCGTCAATACATCGGTATGGGTGGCCAGGGCCCCGTGCCCCGCCGCGCGAAGAAGGGCTCCATGAACCCATTTACCATTGCCACCAACGCTCTCTTCTACTCTGAGAATGCCGAGATCACTCGCAGCATAACCATCTTTGGTCTTGCTGTTGCTCTTTTGAGCACTGGCTTTGGCGAGGCCTTCCTTGT TCCCGCTTAA
- a CDS encoding hypothetical protein (COG:S; EggNog:ENOG503P22Q) — translation MSNIDQTGGGFLPPSPAPTATSTATANTFSGNASPLPHPRGHALKAGSAKEDKIRNYISDRLAHINRRLVTKPEEETDNNIKPYTSLADLCQTDLDPLINIIWLSGTPALQIPYLLNIASDFNDWLQTPTSFSVAHKASSPTIFGTLSKLDHCFASLLCGRDFVTSEPLPGFFNSASTTGGSGMSKTDMVRLKSTVQQTRVVIVDVLDNDDDGETSRVEELDDQDGEEGDEYDGDEWDDREKERMFMDVARVYENTLVKLGELLLE, via the exons ATGTCCAACATCGACCAAACTGGGGGCGGCTTtctcccaccatcaccagctccAACAGCGACCTCGACTGCCACCGCCAACACATTCAGCGGCAACGCCTCGCCATTACCACACCCTCGAGGCCACGCCCTCAAAGCAGGCTCTgccaaggaggacaagatcCGTAACTACATCTCAGATCGCCTCGCCCACATCAACCGCCGGCTGGTCACCaaaccagaagaagagaccgacaacaacatcaaaccaTACACCTCACTGGCTGACCTGTGCCAAACTGACCTCGATCCACTCATCAATATCATATGGCTATCCGGGACAC CGGCCCTGCAAATACCATACCTGCTCAACATTGCTTCCGACTTCAATGACTGGCTGCAAACACCCACGTCCTTTTCAGTCGCACACAAggcatcttcaccaaccatATTCGGCACTTTGTCCAAACTGGACCATTGCTTTGCCAGTCTGCTTTGTGGCCGCGATTTCGTCACTTCTGAACCCCTTCCTGGCTTCTTCAACTCTGCATCGACGACCGGGGGCTCCGGAATGTCCAAGACAGATATGGTGAGACTCAAGAGCACGGTTCAGCAGACGAGAGTTGTTATCGTTGACGTCCTggataatgatgatgacggggaaACTAGCAGGGTGGAGGAACTTGATGatcaagatggagaagagggggatgagtATGATGGCGATGAGTGGGACGACCGTGAGAAAGAGCGCATGTTCATGGATGTGGCACGCGTTTATGAGAATACGCTGGTCAAACTGGGAGAGTTGCTTTTGGAGTAA
- a CDS encoding hypothetical protein (EggNog:ENOG503PNZM) has product MRFLPLLPLLGLTTATAITAPRATTGTETSLEPYQFRALKPRGTVRLSDLLNPLIGFLECSQGDATVQLLCRVVAAKVNDALAANNIKIDRSGLLFQYNDPTNVKIDTGHSCTVTAEITGTQANAKLLAEAGIKFSGNPISLSNPGIFVADLPIELWARADIKQKFGTRVLGKCIGAGSDSFNAAGSLATRAQLAILFTFAPAPLKRDAAGNYILTIRPITKVAAQLSDTNIKFNISGVSFLNGLVTAILGSTSSILKAVTHLFKGDSLKAVWNDILRSVIDITAGTLLATPFDLLDNLVEMLAKSVIEEKTQALNTAYSGELEKALRAKVSQALGLNANGERSFTLKKDIVELVAILGERSPDLWLPDKPANFCSSDAQCDDGRYCNGVEKCVNEVCIGGFEPCTRLDAICVESTKTCRIQPPRCGTGRCQIPRDAGELAEIEAY; this is encoded by the coding sequence ATGAGATTTCTTCCATTGCTTCCCCTTCTGGGGCTGACAACCGCCACAGCAATCACTGCGCCCCGTGCTACCACCGGCACAGAAACCTCCCTCGAGCCCTATCAGTTCCGCGCCCTCAAGCCCCGCGGCACGGTCCGTCTTTctgacctcctcaaccccctcatcgGTTTCTTGGAGTGTTCACAAGGCGATGCCACTGTTCAGCTACTCTGCCGCGTCGTCGCCGCCAAGGTGAACGATGCGCTCGCTGCAAACAACATCAAGATTGACCGAAGCGGTCTTCTCTTCCAATACAACGACCCCACCAACGTCAAAATTGACACTGGCCATTCCTGCACGGTCACGGCCGAGATCACTGGCACCCAAGCCAATGCCAAGCTCCTCGCCGAGGCCGGCATCAAGTTCTCGGGCAACCCCATCTCCCTATCCAACCCCGGCATCTTCGTCGCCGACCTCCCCATCGAGCTTTGGGCGCGCGCCGATATCAAGCAAAAGTTCGGGACTCGGGTCCTGGGTAAGTGCATCGGCGCTGGTTCCGACTCGTTCAACGCAGCTGGCTCTCTGGCCACCCGTGCTCAACTTgccatcctcttcaccttcGCACCTGCCCCCCTCAAACGCGATGCGGCAGGGAACtacatcctcaccatccgtCCCATCACCAAGGTTGCTGCCCAACTCAGCGATACGAACATCAAGTTCAACATCAGCGGGGTGTCCTTCCTTAACGGTCTTGTCACGGCCATCCTGGGTAGCACATCCAGTATCCTCAAGGCAGTAACCCACCTCTTCAAGGGTGACTCCCTCAAGGCAGTTTGGAATGACATCCTCCGGTCGGTTATCGATATTACTGCCGGCACGCTGCTCGCCACTCCGTTTGATCTTCTAGATAACCTTGTCGAGATGCTCGCCAAAAGTGTGATCGAGGAAAAGACCCAAGCACTTAACACCGCCTACAGCGGTGAGCTTGAGAAGGCTCTCAGGGCCAAGGTCTCGCAGGCACTCGGACTGAACGCCAATGGGGAGAGGTCATTCACCTTGAAGAAGGATATTGTTGAGTTGGTTGCCATCTTGGGCGAGAGGAGTCCCGATCTCTGGCTTCCCGACAAGCCTGCCAATTTCTGTTCGTCCGACGCCCAGTGTGACGATGGCAGATACTGCAACGGCGTCGAGAAGTGTGTGAACGAGGTTTGTATCGGCGGGTTCGAGCCGTGCACGAGACTTGATGCCATCTGCGTCGAGTCGACCAAGACTTGCCGAATCCAGCCGCCGCGGTGCGGAACTGGGAGGTGCCAGATCCCCCGAGATGCGGGTGAGTTGGCTGAGATTGAGGCATACTAG
- a CDS encoding hypothetical protein (COG:S; EggNog:ENOG503NYH8), with translation MLALENFKTDTIENVFQRCILITGTTAAAIDHILLKAESRRARPDQPAQPWPVSNGHFKALALLTPGLNTISVISGNDGDEKIELRIRYLPLTKTPPLHLAILIAKDSPLSIDCPPVKFGALSSTHSSLDAAIAKFRVTALMWQALVPEEMQKADPGRRSFCLEEEKGVDTLTRDQVQNSFTSPKEAMGLVPRVHLVRASRTVAEIRAMDGPQLEDAFVEALKICGGPFVARNKPVVAGLILDSHFDAKRKRVLGHASRARYDPNGLSLAMFGSHLTYAWPRFMDEIPDCLLDIRPSGDSVDGRSCSPLWQTCAAGQRDFFYQALSAFGAKTEQSRRVDDIAEWPMAFLGPCHGQKHAGCRRLSDRAWDVSVYGHLRDLLFLRASRPHFRVPGDKGTLFCLDPPVIEISGTFEKAVVTISSTTGIKHFSTEQGPWPSASFVKCSPGLWKAVLDKEFIARSVHKTWGIKVLAGNGLETEVQNIWAHLHPVTVFTLPGRRGITIEKKSVGPRSGAPVSGSIGWTAMLKKKDSDGKVVRATKLALHVGDALDGAMLYYSDGTFVTCGQPGKIPGGHQRRCIGLRKGVEIKCVAVTRMETTWWPLIGLRVWMGDGRGMGALNARHHGGKNTEFLVPGKGRRIVGFFGRHGGVGGLCSEFGIITAPEGVRLPEEVYDETKWEVVDGEEQVGDDRKREAEKEGEDGGRRAKRRKAEDSMVLESNTMKLDNGRDSSSDEEGENDVADDADFGYDDFWRSNAFKELYEGKGYQDKGGGYGLMRSLQDLDRATSGMGALGGGLMGLLLLAGRS, from the exons ATGTTGGCACTTGAAAACTTCAAAACCGACACAATCGAGAATGTATTTCAGCGATGCATTCTCATCACCGGAACAACAGCTGCAGCTATCGATCACATCCTGCTCAAAGCCGAGTCTCGAAGGGCCAGGCCTGACCAGCCGGCACAGCCATGGCCAGTTTCCAACGGCCACTTCAAGGCTTtagccctcctcacccctgGCCTCAATACCATCAGCGTCATCTCCGGAAACGACGGTGATGAAAAGATCGAACTCCGCATACGGTACCTCCCCTTGACCAAGACGCCACCGCTGCACCTGGCTATCCTGATAGCCAAAGACTCGCCTTTGTCCATCGACTGTCCTCCTGTCAAATTCGGCGCCTTGAGCAGCACCCACTCCAGCCTCGatgccgccatcgccaagtTCCGCGTCACAGCCCTGATGTGGCAGGCGCTCGTTCCAGAAGAGATGCAAAAGGCAGATCCCGGCCGCCGCTCGTTttgcttggaggaggagaagggggtggataCGCTCACCCGAGATCAGGTCCAAAACTCTTTCACCTCACCCAAAGAGGCGATGGGCTTGGTCCCGCGTGTGCACCTTGTCCGTGCTAGCAGGACAGTGGCGGAAATTCGTGCCATGGATGGGCCACAACTGGAAGACGCGTTTGTCGAAGCCCTCAAGATCTGCGGCGGACCGTTCGTTGCCAGAAACAAACCTGTTGTTGCCGGCCTCATCCTAGATTCCCACTTTGACGCGAAGCGGAAACGGGTCTTGGGGCATGCATCAAGAGCGAGATACGACCCAAATGGTCTGTCGCTTGCCATGTTCGGAAGTCACCTCACGTACGCTTGGCCCAGGTTCATGGATGAGATCCCCGATTGCTTGCTGGATATCAGACCATCTGGCGATTCAGTAGACGGCCGGTCTTGCTCCCCCTTGTGGCAAACCTGCGCCGCGGGCCAGCGAGACTTTTTCTATCAAGCCCTGTCGGCATTTGGCGCCAAGACTGAACAGTCCAGGCGGGTGGATGATATCGCTGAGTGGCCCATGGCCTTCCTCGGGCCTTGTCATGGCCAAAAGCATGCCGGATGTCGACGTCTGTCGGATCGCGCCTGGGATGTTTCCGTCTACGGTCACCTCCGCGATCTGCTCTTCCTTCGCGCCTCCCGACCTCACTTCCGCGTCCCGGGCGATAAAGGCACCCTCTTTTGCCTCGACCCGCCTGTCATTGAGATATCTGGCACGTTTGAGAAAGCTGTTGTCACGATTTCCTCCACCACGGGGATCAAGCACTTCAGCACGGAGCAGGGGCCATGGCCTTCGGCCTCGTTTGTAAAGTGTAGCCCTGGCCTGTGGAAAGCGGTGCTTGACAAGGAGTTTATTGCGAGAAGCGTGCACAAGACATGGGGCATAAAGGTTCTGGCGGGGAATGGGCTGGAGACAGAGGTGCAGAATATTTGGGCACATTTACACCCCGTCACGGTTTTCACCCTCCCGGGGCGGAGGGGCATTACCATTGAGAAGAAGAGTGTTGGTCCGCGGAGTGGTGCTCCTGTTTCGGGATCAATAGGCTGGACGGcgatgttgaagaagaaagactcggatgggaaggtggtgagggctACGAAGTTGGCGCTGCATGTTGGTGATGCGCTTGACGGTGCCATGTTGTATTATTCTGACGGGACGTTCGTGACATGTGGGCAACCAGGGAAAATACCCGGTGGTCACCAAAGAAGGTGTATTGGTCTCagaaagggggtggagatCAAATGTGTAGCTGTGACAAGAATGGAGACGACCTGGTGGCCTTTGATTGGGCTGAGGGTGTGgatgggtgatgggagggggatgggtgCGCTGAACGCACGGCATCATGGAGGGAAGAATACCGAATTTCTTGTCccggggaaggggaggaggattgttggtttttttggACGGcatggaggggtgggggggttgtgtaGTGAGTTTGGGATTATCACTGCgccggagggggtgaggttgccggaggaggtgtaTGATGAAACGAAGTGGGAGGTGGTAGATGGGGAGGAACAGGTGGGAGACGAtaggaagagggaggctgaaaaggagggcgaggatggaggtCGTCGGgcaaagagaagaaaggcCGAG GACTCGATGGTACTTGAAAGTAACACCATGAAGCTGGATAACGGCCGGGATTCAAGCAgtgacgaggaaggagagaatGACGTTGCGGATGATGCCGACTTTGGGTATGATGATTTCTGGAGGTCCAATGCGTTCAAGGAGTTATATGAGGGCAAGGGATAT CAGGATAAGGGAGGGGGATACGGTTTGATGAGGTCTTTGCAGGATTTGGATCGGGCTACGTCGGGGATGGGGGCGTTGGGGGGTGGACTAATGggactgttgctgctggcgggGAGGAGTTGA
- a CDS encoding hypothetical protein (EggNog:ENOG503P7J9), which translates to MITPAKKQGQDQRRGKIYKVHSTCPCATLSFLSITLSDTSTAKTIINLTTKSSLHKQPVFITLAKFILLALFSAIAVNSFVVPEGTADSLYYKTYDEADNKVLIPIIDASRGNIARDLANLSDSSTAPRSELEVAPAKSVKRQRSGCGTRYNLAHGDCDLAYERLKDTCGNGIVIGRNSAISAVAGSVVSYMCTHSNRDGV; encoded by the exons ATGATCACGCCGGCTAAGAAGCAGGGACAAGACCAAAGGAGAGGG AAGATCTATAAAGTCCACAGCACCTGCCCATGTGCAACACTCTCTTTCCTCTCCATCACACTCTCTGACACATCAACAGCGAAGACAATAATTAACTTAACTACAAAGAGCTCTCTTCACAAACAGCCTGTCTTCATCACGCTCGCCAaattcatcctcctcgccctcttcagCGCCATCGCTGTCAACAGCTTCGTCGTCCCCGAAGGCACGGCCGACAGCCTCTACTACAAAACCTACGACGAAGCCGACAACAAGGTGCTCATCCCCATTATCGATGCCTCTAGAGGCAACATTGCCCGCGATCTCGCCAATCTGAGCGACagctccaccgccccccgCTCTGAGCTTGAAGTCGCCCCGGCCAAGTCCGTCAAGCGCCAGAGGTCTGGCTGTGGCACCCGCTACAACCTCGCCCATGGCGACTGCGACCTCGCGTACGAGAGACTCAAGGATACCTGCGGCAATGGTATTGTTATCGGTAGGAACAGTGCTATTTCTGCCGTTGCAGGCAGTGTCGTTTCGTACATGTGTACTCATAGCAACCGTGATGGTGTTTGA
- a CDS encoding hypothetical protein (EggNog:ENOG503P91C; COG:S), with the protein MIAIKSILALLALGTASVLAAPAASIKFSPRQGNEVSVFACTEARFTGECRMLPTPAEQCFNIDPAWNDVISSIQNLERDRFKCKWFEHQNCEGKEYKNQDDADLTDGNGFFDDRITSWFCERK; encoded by the exons ATGATTGCAATCAAGTCCatccttgccctccttgccctcggcACTGCCTCTGTTCTTGCAGCTCCTGCTGCAAGCATCAAGTTCTCGCCTCGTCAGGGTAACGAGGTTTCCGTCTTTGCCTGTACCGAAGCACGCTTCACCGGGGAGTGTCGCATGCTCCCGACACCGGCCGAACAATGCT TCAACATTGATCCGGCCTGGAACGACGTTATCAGCTCCATCCAGAATCTTGAGAGAGACAGGTTCAAGTGCAAGTGGTTTGA GCACCAGAACTGCGAAGGAAAGGAGTACAAGAACCAGGATGATGCCGATCTGACGGATGGGAACGGCTTTTTCGATGATCGCATTACTTCTTGGTTTTGCGAGAGGAAGTGA